In Eubalaena glacialis isolate mEubGla1 chromosome 12, mEubGla1.1.hap2.+ XY, whole genome shotgun sequence, a single window of DNA contains:
- the LOC133102269 gene encoding signal transducer CD24-like has translation MGRAMVARLGLGLLLLALLLPTQIYSNQTTAVTPSSNSSQHTSAAPNPANATKASDDALQSTASLLVTSVSLLRLYR, from the coding sequence ATGGGCAGAGCAATGGTGGCCAGGCTCGGACTGGGGCTGCTGCTTCTGGCACTGCTCTTGCCTACTCAGATTTATTCAAATCAAACAACTGCTGTAACACCTTCAAGTAACTCCTCCCAGCATACCTCAGCTGCCCCCAATCCAGCGAATGCCACCAAGGCAAGTGACGATGCTCTGCAGTCAACAGCCAGTCTCTTGGTGACCTCGGTCTCCCTTCTACGTCTCTACCGTTAA